A window of Poecilia reticulata strain Guanapo linkage group LG23, Guppy_female_1.0+MT, whole genome shotgun sequence genomic DNA:
gggtttctttttaattatccTGAATCTGCGTCTTGCTGTGGgggtgcaaaacaaaaaacaaaaaaaaaatgggtcaAATCATCATCCTTCTTCCTGTTAACTTTGTGGAGCTTTGCTGCTACGGGAAGCCGTAGGGAAGCGGGTGGCATGGCGGTAAAAGCTTGGTTCTTTCACCGCCGTACGTCACAGTGGTCATGATATATATTCACTGAAATGTTCAGTGTTGGTTTAATCTAACCTGAGGACGTTTTGTCGCTTGTTTCCCGTGTTCCCTGCGTGGTTATGGAtttctttttgacattagcTTTGTTCTTGCCACTCTTAGGCACATGTGAAGTTTGTGGAGAGCATTACTGTTCCGACCCCAGCTTTGACAATCACACATAAAATAAccacaactgaaaaacaaatgccTATTTAATACAttaggtttgtgtgtgtggttactTATAGCATTATGTTGTAACAAACCTATCCCTGAACTCCGTTTGAAGTAATGGACGATGATTTTCTCTGACAGGCTCTTCTGGTGATGACCGACAGAGTGTAGCCATGAAGGATTTACTGGACGCTATTTATCCCAGAGCTGACCGGCCCGACTACGTGGTTCGATTAGAGCCCATCCAGACCACCAACAAGGCGGTGTTCCAGTACCTCACCACAGAGGAGGAGCTGGCCAGATTTCCGTCACACACAACCAGGTacgtttttattaaaacaaggGACAAACACGTTGCATTTAAATTCACAAAcggaatgtattttattgacttAAGTCACtcgtttgtgtttgttgttcatCACAGTGCCAGAGAGAGTCCTGTTGCTTGGGAAGGAGAGACTATGGAGGGCGTGGAAAACAATCCAGACAGTCAGCCAAATGCACCTGAGAGCCACGACAGTCCAGGGCCGAAGACATGGGAGGCCGACGATGAGGCGAAAGAGGAACAGCCAAAGCCTGAAGACGAGGGCTCCAATAGTGGGGTAGGTTGTAAATTTGTTGTTAAACGattcttttttaactttttttttatatatacaagGTCTGTCTTGCTTTTGGTACAAAGTATGTCTTTACTTTTCCTGACCGTCCAGGTTGAAGATGTGACCATTTCCTGTTGTCTCTGTGGCCAAGACTTTAACTCCCGTCGGAGTATCAGGCGCCACTGCCGCAAAATGCACCAGACTAAACTGGAGGAGCTCCGTAAGTTCACGGAGACGCGCACAGTTCCTACAAGCCTGCTCTCTATGGTGAAAGGTAGGAAACTATACAAGTGAACAGAAATGAGTTCTGCAACATATCAGTTCAAAGAACTAGCTCAttagaaaaaaaccaacatgttttcttgtcCAGTTTCAGGTCTTTAGCTGAAGAGATGCAGTTTCTAGATAACCTGTGTGCTTTTTgcttgaaaaacaataaatgatcgGTCTGAATAGATGTGTATCTCGGTGTTGTTGAAGGCCGACCAAGGACTCTCAGTACGCCAACTGGAAAGTCCTGCCCAGTGTGCCTGAAAACCTTCGCCACCAAAGCCAACGTGCGGCGGCACTTTGACGAGGTGCACCGGGGTCTACGGAGGGACACCATCACACCGAACATCGCATCAAGGCCGGGCCAGCCCTTCTCACTGGAGGTCACACCACCCAAGAAGAGCAGCAATTCCTCCCCAACACGTGCCCACAGCTCCAAGACCACGCCTGTGAACTCTAAAGCCCCCGCCTCAAACCAAGCCCAAGGGAAACCTCAGAGTAAGCAGACGAACTCGGCCTCATGTCGATGCACCCTGTGCAAGAGGAACTACAGCTCCCAGGTTGGTGGATCGACTCTATCGCtttgttttcactgattatCAAATGTACTTTGGTTCTGAAAGCATTTTCAGTGCTTTCTGGTAATATTCACATCCCTTGAAcctttttttgtgacattacaaccacaaaccatCCATGTTATTTGAATATTGTGTGGCATCCCAATGCAAAGTAGGATGTTGAAAGGTGGAATGAAAATGGtcaatggttttcaaaatatataacaaactaaaaacatgtgGCATATTGTTAGCCAGTAGATCTGTGTGTTAGATAGAAACGCTGCTAATAGAAACAGTAGGAATGGATTAAATTTAGCAGATTCTGCTTTATGAAATTCCCCAAACTCACTCCGATTGCACGAAGAagcatcatttttaaaaggattCGATTCTATCGCATGAAAAGGGGAAACACAAGTATccaggtttgtggttgtaatgtgaaatgTGTCGGGTGAGATTTTCAGGTGGTGTGTTCTAAAAAAAGCCcattgtttgttctttttagcTTATGTTAAAGAGACACATGCGCATCGTGCACAAGATTTACAGCGTCAAAAGTAACAAGTCTGGTGGCACGCCGTCTCCTGCTGCTAGTGCGAGCAGCACTAATGTTAGCCTTAGCAACAACTTAAGAGTGAAGGAGGAAGCAATGGAGCCGTCGGACGAAGACGACGACGTTGACAGCAGCCCTGCTCCGTCTCCCTCTAACAGCAACGGGACAGCGAAAGGCGTTCCACAAGCTGTTCTGAAGGTGAAGGAGGAGGAGTCACCATCCAGTCCGAAGGTACCTTCATCCACATCTTCATCCTCGTCCCGTGGAGGGAGCACATACACAAACATGGCAGCCAAACTAAGCAAGTTGTCAGTCGGCTTTGACTTCAAGCAGCTCTTCTGCAAGCTGTGCAAACGACAGTTCAGCTCTCGTCAGAACCTAACAAAGCACATTGAACTGCACACGGACGGCAACGACATCTTCATCAAGTTCTACCGCTGCCCTCTGTGTCGCTACGAGTCGCGCCGCA
This region includes:
- the znf800b gene encoding zinc finger protein 800b; protein product: MAKAQKSPGRKTAHCLRRQGGGQTDMEELNVDTQHPPQDQSKGGDQILIQNSPPAGSLSENCEHKEAPVEAQEKGDTSAQPQAKSLWKPIPPLMPEPHRSNGSETRDQSCQTEEQGQPPMANNDGHNTGLCAEPGDPPLLQQPLQTSKSGIQQIIECFRSGTNQLRSMLLREVDTIFECKLCRSLFRGLPNLITHKEYYCLSRLPESDGSSGDDRQSVAMKDLLDAIYPRADRPDYVVRLEPIQTTNKAVFQYLTTEEELARFPSHTTSARESPVAWEGETMEGVENNPDSQPNAPESHDSPGPKTWEADDEAKEEQPKPEDEGSNSGVEDVTISCCLCGQDFNSRRSIRRHCRKMHQTKLEELRKFTETRTVPTSLLSMVKGRPRTLSTPTGKSCPVCLKTFATKANVRRHFDEVHRGLRRDTITPNIASRPGQPFSLEVTPPKKSSNSSPTRAHSSKTTPVNSKAPASNQAQGKPQSKQTNSASCRCTLCKRNYSSQLMLKRHMRIVHKIYSVKSNKSGGTPSPAASASSTNVSLSNNLRVKEEAMEPSDEDDDVDSSPAPSPSNSNGTAKGVPQAVLKVKEEESPSSPKVPSSTSSSSSRGGSTYTNMAAKLSKLSVGFDFKQLFCKLCKRQFSSRQNLTKHIELHTDGNDIFIKFYRCPLCRYESRRKRDVLRHVTVVHKKSSQYLAKIMPKLESRAVKRLAEAVLNSTKRTGGSVKEEMNGRHMSSSSSSSTSSSPSPPITRKQEASTSASAATSASASAPPAAPITRKQQELSSPVPTPSPPVTRKQERQQTAHQSRPVSPPLTRRSEKHSLSRSASSSTPSSNQTPHTRRHDAQSESSPVTSSTEVKVTKNFSLHACDQCGRAFAKKLYLESHKRSHRNATVGAASRRKGVSTRSKSLVW